A genomic stretch from Mycobacterium cookii includes:
- a CDS encoding TetR/AcrR family transcriptional regulator: MDATRRTQAERAAETREALIAAARPLFAAQGFAQAALETIVRAAGVTRGALYHHFADKTELFAAVFEQVEAEVAARMGEAIAASKQTDPIEVMQLGADYWLDACSDPEVQRIVLVDAPAVLGWTRWTEIGNRYNIGLVRALLENAVETGRIPPQPIEATALTMLGAMREVTLYVARAEDHDQARQDAGAVMNRLIQALA, from the coding sequence ATGGATGCAACCCGTCGCACGCAGGCAGAGCGTGCCGCGGAAACCCGCGAGGCGCTGATCGCCGCGGCCCGTCCGCTGTTCGCCGCGCAGGGTTTCGCCCAGGCGGCGCTGGAGACGATCGTGCGCGCGGCCGGCGTGACCCGGGGCGCGCTGTATCACCACTTCGCCGACAAAACCGAGCTGTTCGCGGCGGTCTTCGAGCAGGTGGAGGCTGAAGTGGCCGCCCGAATGGGCGAGGCGATCGCCGCGTCCAAGCAGACCGATCCGATCGAAGTCATGCAATTGGGCGCCGACTATTGGCTCGATGCCTGTTCGGATCCGGAGGTCCAGCGCATCGTCCTCGTCGACGCCCCGGCCGTGCTCGGCTGGACGCGATGGACCGAGATCGGAAACCGGTACAACATCGGCCTGGTGCGTGCGCTGCTCGAGAACGCCGTCGAAACCGGCCGTATACCGCCGCAACCGATCGAGGCGACGGCTCTGACGATGCTCGGTGCAATGCGCGAAGTGACCCTCTACGTCGCCCGCGCAGAAGACCACGACCAGGCGCGTCAGGATGCCGGCGCCGTGATGAACCGGCTGATTCAGGCGCTGGCCTAA
- a CDS encoding CDP-alcohol phosphatidyltransferase family protein, which translates to MSVLAICAGLTSIRFALQGQPHVALALIAAAAILDGLDGRVARALDAESRMGAEIDSLADAVNFGVAPAVVIYVSMLSSSPAGWVVVLLYAVSIVLRLARFNALLDDATQPSYAREFFVGIPAPAGAILALGPIAAKLQFGVGWWTSPWVVCAWVAACSMLVVSRIPMRKMHAVSVPPNLAALLLASLAIVAAAAFLFPYVLVMVVIVAYLCYIPFSVRGHHWLAAHPEAWGEKPKQRRATRRAIRRAQPNRRSMARLGLRRPAGRP; encoded by the coding sequence ATGAGCGTGCTGGCCATCTGCGCCGGCCTGACGTCGATCCGGTTCGCCCTGCAGGGCCAGCCGCATGTGGCGCTGGCGTTGATCGCCGCGGCCGCGATCCTGGACGGTCTGGACGGACGGGTGGCCCGGGCCCTGGACGCCGAGTCGCGGATGGGTGCGGAGATCGATTCGCTGGCCGACGCGGTCAACTTCGGTGTGGCCCCCGCGGTGGTGATCTACGTGTCGATGTTGTCCTCGTCGCCGGCGGGCTGGGTCGTGGTGCTGCTGTATGCGGTGTCAATTGTGTTGCGGCTGGCGAGGTTCAATGCATTGCTCGACGACGCCACCCAGCCTTCTTACGCACGGGAGTTCTTCGTCGGGATACCCGCACCGGCAGGGGCGATCCTGGCGCTGGGGCCGATTGCCGCCAAGCTGCAGTTCGGCGTGGGCTGGTGGACGTCGCCGTGGGTCGTCTGCGCCTGGGTCGCGGCGTGCTCGATGCTGGTGGTGAGCCGCATCCCGATGCGCAAGATGCACGCCGTTTCGGTGCCACCCAATCTGGCGGCTCTGCTGCTGGCATCGTTGGCCATCGTCGCCGCCGCAGCGTTTCTGTTCCCCTACGTCCTGGTCATGGTCGTCATCGTGGCCTACCTCTGCTACATACCGTTCTCGGTCCGTGGCCACCACTGGCTCGCGGCACATCCCGAGGCGTGGGGCGAGAAGCCCAAGCAACGACGCGCCACCCGTCGCGCCATCCGGCGAGCGCAGCCCAATCGCCGGTCGATGGCGCGGCTGGGATTGCGCAGGCCGGCCGGCAGGCCATGA
- a CDS encoding phosphatidylserine decarboxylase, with the protein MARRPRSNAEGPTFSPQHFVSLLRSTVPPVHPAGLPFVSAGLGLALVGRRHRWLRRAGLLTAGACAGFFRHPSRVPPTRPGVVVAPADGRVCLIETAAPPAELEMGDAELTRVSIFLSVFDAHVQRAPVSGEVIAVKHRRGQFLSADLPEASVDNERNSIRIRTADGVDIVAVQIAGLVARRIVCDVHTGDKLSIGDTYGLIRFGSRLDTYLPAGTEVSVRIGQRAVGGETVLAELP; encoded by the coding sequence GTGGCACGACGTCCCCGCTCCAACGCAGAAGGCCCGACCTTCAGCCCGCAGCACTTCGTGTCGTTGCTGCGTTCGACCGTTCCGCCGGTGCATCCGGCCGGCCTGCCGTTCGTCTCGGCGGGCCTGGGCCTGGCCTTGGTCGGCCGCCGTCACCGCTGGCTGCGCCGGGCCGGCCTGCTGACCGCGGGTGCCTGCGCCGGCTTCTTCCGGCATCCCTCCCGGGTGCCGCCGACTCGGCCGGGCGTCGTCGTCGCCCCGGCCGACGGACGGGTCTGCCTGATCGAGACCGCCGCCCCACCCGCCGAACTCGAGATGGGCGACGCCGAACTCACGCGGGTCAGCATTTTCCTGTCGGTGTTCGACGCCCATGTGCAACGCGCCCCGGTGAGCGGTGAGGTGATCGCGGTGAAGCACCGGCGGGGCCAATTCCTGTCCGCCGACCTACCTGAGGCCAGCGTGGATAACGAACGCAACAGCATCCGAATCCGCACCGCGGACGGCGTGGACATCGTCGCCGTGCAGATCGCCGGCTTGGTGGCGCGACGGATCGTCTGCGACGTGCACACCGGGGACAAGTTGTCCATCGGCGACACCTACGGCCTGATCCGGTTCGGGTCCCGACTGGACACCTACCTGCCGGCCGGTACCGAGGTGTCGGTCCGCATCGGTCAGCGCGCGGTCGGCGGCGAGACGGTGCTGGCCGAACTGCCGTGA
- a CDS encoding SDR family NAD(P)-dependent oxidoreductase, giving the protein MSANGKWTIADVPDQSGRVAVVTGANTGLGYHTAAALVQTGAHVVLAVRDTEKGNHALARIAAAQPHADVTLQELDLSSLDSVRAAAAALRRSYPRIDLLINNAGVMWTPRQLTADGFEMQFGTNHLGHFALTGLLLENLLPVRGSRVVTVSSNGHRFRAGIHFDDLQSEHHYDRFAAYGQSKLANLLFTYELQRRLATQQQNTIAVAAHPGAASTELGRNAPTLFKPLFALASPLFFQNAAMGALPTLRAATDPDVEGGQYYGPDGFGEQRGHPKVVSSSAQSHDEDVQRRLWTVSEELTGVTYPV; this is encoded by the coding sequence ATGAGTGCGAACGGCAAGTGGACGATCGCGGACGTGCCGGACCAAAGCGGTCGCGTCGCCGTCGTCACCGGCGCGAACACCGGTCTCGGCTATCACACCGCCGCGGCACTGGTCCAGACCGGCGCGCACGTCGTGCTGGCGGTCCGTGACACCGAGAAGGGCAATCACGCGCTGGCGCGCATCGCTGCCGCCCAGCCACACGCCGACGTGACGTTGCAGGAACTCGACCTGAGCTCGTTGGACTCGGTGCGCGCGGCCGCCGCGGCGCTGCGCAGGTCCTACCCGCGCATCGACCTGCTGATCAACAACGCGGGCGTGATGTGGACCCCCCGACAGCTGACCGCCGACGGGTTCGAGATGCAGTTCGGCACCAACCATCTCGGTCATTTCGCGCTGACCGGGCTGTTGCTGGAGAACCTGCTGCCGGTCCGCGGCTCGCGGGTGGTGACCGTCAGCAGCAATGGTCACCGGTTCCGTGCCGGGATCCACTTCGATGATCTGCAGTCCGAACACCATTACGACCGGTTCGCCGCCTATGGGCAGTCCAAGCTGGCCAACCTGCTGTTCACCTACGAACTGCAACGCCGGTTGGCCACCCAGCAGCAGAACACCATCGCGGTGGCCGCACACCCCGGCGCGGCTAGCACCGAGCTGGGGCGTAACGCTCCGACGCTGTTCAAGCCGCTGTTCGCACTGGCGAGCCCACTGTTCTTCCAGAACGCCGCGATGGGCGCCCTGCCGACGTTGCGCGCGGCCACCGATCCGGACGTCGAGGGCGGCCAGTACTACGGTCCCGACGGCTTCGGCGAGCAACGTGGCCACCCGAAGGTGGTCTCGTCCAGCGCGCAATCCCATGACGAGGATGTGCAACGCCGGCTGTGGACGGTGTCGGAAGAACTGACCGGGGTCACGTATCCGGTCTGA
- a CDS encoding maleylpyruvate isomerase family mycothiol-dependent enzyme, producing MSTALKAIEADRHALLALCRTLDDADWATDSGCPGWTVQDVVSHMACSFWLAVDMSNLPDSAGLPAERAADVYVESRRSMTPAEVIADYESVSSRGLDMLAAVQDQEFDVPLGDVGTYPASILPTAYAFEHFVHIRYDLFAPGGPLPAGPLPPDESQLPPTLDWIEAALPQQNSTLLDRMDGAVEIRLGGVDERTLRVGGGEVVAHIASDSAAFVRWITQRGSWDALGVETHGDPSALDVVRRLTVF from the coding sequence ATGAGTACCGCACTGAAAGCTATTGAAGCCGACCGCCACGCGCTGCTTGCACTCTGCCGAACCCTTGACGACGCCGACTGGGCGACGGACAGCGGATGTCCGGGCTGGACGGTGCAGGATGTCGTGTCGCACATGGCGTGCAGCTTCTGGCTGGCCGTGGACATGTCGAACCTGCCCGATTCCGCGGGCCTACCCGCCGAGCGTGCGGCTGACGTCTATGTCGAGTCGCGTCGCTCCATGACCCCTGCCGAAGTGATCGCCGACTACGAGTCGGTCAGCTCTCGGGGTTTGGACATGCTCGCCGCCGTGCAGGATCAAGAGTTCGACGTCCCACTCGGCGACGTCGGGACCTATCCGGCCTCAATTCTGCCGACCGCCTACGCATTCGAGCATTTCGTCCACATCAGATACGACCTCTTCGCACCCGGCGGACCGCTTCCCGCAGGCCCCCTGCCGCCTGACGAGTCACAACTACCGCCCACGCTGGACTGGATCGAGGCCGCCCTCCCCCAGCAGAACAGCACGCTTCTCGACAGGATGGATGGCGCGGTCGAGATACGTCTGGGCGGTGTCGACGAGCGAACTCTGCGCGTCGGCGGCGGCGAAGTGGTCGCTCACATCGCCAGCGACTCAGCGGCATTCGTGCGTTGGATCACTCAGCGTGGCAGCTGGGATGCACTGGGTGTCGAGACGCACGGCGACCCGTCGGCGCTGGACGTGGTCCGCCGGCTGACGGTGTTCTGA
- a CDS encoding PH domain-containing protein has product MDMVDPAHPPSRRAPLRWAVGGVVPWLLLAAGEAVWIGVDKRMPWLHILIGIVTVFGAVVAASIVPLWRYRVHRWELGPQAVFTRTGWLVQERRIAPISRVQTVDTYRGPLDRLFGLANVTVTTASSAGAVRISALDVDVADHLVAQLTDIAAIGAEDAT; this is encoded by the coding sequence GTGGACATGGTTGATCCCGCGCATCCGCCCAGCCGGCGAGCCCCGCTGCGGTGGGCCGTCGGCGGTGTGGTCCCGTGGCTGTTGCTGGCGGCGGGCGAAGCGGTGTGGATCGGCGTCGACAAGCGAATGCCGTGGCTGCACATCCTGATCGGCATCGTCACCGTGTTCGGCGCGGTGGTCGCGGCGTCTATTGTGCCGCTGTGGCGGTATCGGGTGCACCGCTGGGAGCTCGGGCCGCAGGCGGTGTTCACCCGCACCGGCTGGCTGGTGCAGGAGAGACGCATCGCGCCGATCTCGCGGGTGCAGACCGTCGACACGTATCGCGGGCCGCTGGACCGGTTGTTCGGCTTGGCCAACGTCACCGTCACCACCGCGTCGTCGGCGGGGGCGGTGCGCATCAGCGCGCTCGACGTCGACGTCGCCGACCACCTCGTCGCGCAGTTGACCGATATCGCGGCGATCGGTGCTGAGGACGCCACGTGA
- a CDS encoding PH domain-containing protein, with amino-acid sequence MLLVHPVHEVLRELPLLIGGIVLGSTTGNQSWTAAVLAWTIGVGVARWFTTSYRIDADPESGQVQLRTGLLQRKVLSLPRNRIRSVQSDARLLHRMLGLAILRVSTGQEARGEHGSAAFELNAVRVDEVPRLREILLAASTQPADAAVPAPEGGVLARWQPSWLRYSPLSVSGLLTIGGAAGVVYQSGFIGPLQHWRPVESALTAAQRLSVAGAIGVVVAVVLVASIVLAVLRSLLTWGNLVLSRQGDVLHLRHGLLRLRERTYDMSRLRGGTLRQPLLVRVFGGARLDAVMTGVHGAGEASVLLPPCPAATAEAVLTGLVGDPDVVTGPLRGHGRRAATRRWTRALGLPLLLGVALAAVVAVRGTSVVPLWVWPTLIAVTAWCALLAADRVSALGHRVDGRWLVMRAGSVERRRDCIATAGIISWTVRQSPFQRRAGVATLVAATAAGIKRYPLIDVPEDRAWAIAAQASPWVADSIWAIAAKP; translated from the coding sequence ATGCTGCTGGTCCACCCGGTGCACGAAGTGCTGCGCGAGCTGCCGTTGTTGATCGGCGGGATCGTCCTGGGCTCGACGACCGGCAACCAATCGTGGACGGCGGCGGTGCTGGCGTGGACCATTGGGGTTGGTGTCGCGCGCTGGTTCACCACGAGCTACCGGATCGACGCAGATCCCGAGTCGGGCCAGGTGCAGCTGCGCACCGGTCTGCTGCAGCGGAAGGTATTGTCTTTGCCGCGCAACCGGATTCGTTCGGTGCAGAGTGACGCGCGGCTACTGCACCGGATGCTGGGGCTGGCCATCCTGCGGGTCAGCACGGGTCAAGAAGCCAGGGGTGAGCACGGCTCTGCGGCGTTCGAGCTGAACGCCGTCCGGGTCGACGAGGTGCCGCGGCTGCGAGAGATCCTGCTGGCGGCGTCGACGCAGCCGGCTGACGCCGCGGTACCCGCGCCGGAGGGGGGTGTGCTGGCCCGCTGGCAGCCGTCGTGGTTGCGCTACTCGCCGTTGAGCGTGTCCGGTTTGTTGACGATCGGCGGCGCGGCCGGTGTGGTGTATCAGAGTGGATTCATTGGGCCGCTTCAGCATTGGCGACCGGTCGAGTCGGCACTGACCGCTGCGCAGCGGCTCAGCGTGGCGGGCGCTATCGGGGTGGTCGTGGCGGTGGTGCTGGTCGCGTCGATAGTGCTCGCGGTGTTGAGGTCGCTGCTCACGTGGGGCAACTTGGTGCTGTCCCGCCAAGGAGACGTGCTGCATCTTCGGCACGGGTTGTTGCGGCTTCGTGAGCGCACCTACGACATGAGCAGGTTGCGCGGCGGCACATTGCGCCAGCCGTTGCTGGTGCGCGTATTCGGCGGCGCCCGACTGGATGCCGTGATGACCGGTGTGCACGGCGCCGGTGAAGCGTCGGTGCTGTTGCCGCCGTGCCCGGCGGCGACCGCGGAAGCGGTGCTGACGGGGTTGGTCGGCGACCCCGACGTGGTGACCGGCCCGCTGCGCGGTCATGGCCGACGTGCCGCGACCCGACGGTGGACGCGCGCGCTCGGGCTTCCCCTGTTGCTCGGCGTCGCACTGGCGGCGGTGGTCGCGGTACGGGGTACATCCGTTGTGCCGCTGTGGGTTTGGCCGACGTTGATCGCGGTCACCGCCTGGTGTGCGTTGCTGGCTGCCGACCGGGTCAGTGCGCTCGGGCACCGGGTCGACGGCCGCTGGCTGGTGATGCGCGCCGGCAGCGTGGAGCGCCGGCGCGATTGCATCGCCACCGCGGGCATCATCAGCTGGACTGTGCGCCAGTCGCCTTTTCAGCGACGTGCCGGGGTCGCGACGTTGGTCGCGGCCACCGCCGCGGGCATCAAGCGCTATCCGTTGATCGACGTTCCCGAGGACCGCGCGTGGGCGATCGCGGCGCAGGCGTCGCCGTGGGTGGCCGACAGTATCTGGGCGATCGCCGCTAAGCCGTGA
- a CDS encoding DEAD/DEAH box helicase has protein sequence MRAVEAPSTRALRGWQRRALVRYLTTKPRDFLLVATPGAGKTAFALRIAGELLADRVIEAITVVVPTEHLKVQWAWAAAQDGIALDPKFRNSAAHTSSEYHGTVVTYAQVAKHPARHRVRTEARRTLVIFDEIHHGGDAKSWGDAILEAFGDATRRLALTGTPFRSDDAAIPFVRYEPDGAGLLRSQADHTYGYTDALADGVVRPVVFLAYSGETRWRDSAGAEYAARLGEPATAEHTARAWRTALDPAGEWMPAVVTAADTRLRQLRDGGVPDAGGMIIASDQTAARAYAVLLQRITGEAPTLVLSDDPGSSQRIAEFSRGTSRWLVAVRMVSEGVDVPRLAVGVYATSASTPLFFAQAIGRFVRSRRPGETASVFLPSVPTLLLLASELEAQRNHVLGQPDREPKDELAEAQRQRDEPSEIDNKFESLGADAELDQVIFDGSSFGTATPAGSDEEADYLGIPGLLDPGQMRDLLRRHQEQQFDRRAATPEPVTRHGQLRDLRRELNALVSAAHHRLGKPHGWIHNELRRLCGGPPVAAATTEQLQARIEAVRGLTA, from the coding sequence GTGCGGGCAGTTGAAGCGCCCAGCACCCGGGCTTTGCGGGGCTGGCAGCGGCGAGCCTTGGTGCGTTATCTGACCACCAAACCGCGGGATTTTCTGCTGGTCGCCACCCCCGGCGCAGGCAAGACCGCGTTTGCTCTGCGCATCGCCGGCGAGTTGCTGGCCGACCGCGTCATCGAGGCGATCACCGTCGTGGTGCCCACCGAACACCTGAAGGTGCAGTGGGCATGGGCCGCGGCGCAGGACGGCATCGCGCTGGACCCGAAGTTCCGCAACAGTGCCGCGCACACCTCGTCGGAGTATCACGGCACCGTCGTCACCTACGCACAGGTCGCCAAACACCCCGCCCGCCATCGGGTGCGTACCGAGGCCAGACGGACGTTGGTCATCTTCGACGAGATCCATCACGGCGGCGACGCCAAGAGTTGGGGTGACGCGATCCTGGAGGCGTTCGGCGACGCCACCCGACGATTGGCGTTGACCGGCACGCCATTTCGCAGCGACGACGCTGCGATTCCGTTCGTGCGCTACGAGCCGGACGGCGCCGGCCTGCTGCGTTCGCAGGCCGACCACACCTACGGCTACACCGACGCGCTGGCCGACGGTGTGGTGCGACCAGTGGTGTTCCTGGCGTATTCCGGAGAGACCCGATGGCGCGACAGTGCCGGCGCGGAATACGCCGCGCGGCTCGGTGAGCCCGCCACCGCCGAACACACGGCACGAGCCTGGCGCACCGCGCTGGACCCGGCCGGCGAGTGGATGCCGGCGGTCGTCACCGCGGCCGACACCCGGCTGCGCCAGCTCCGCGACGGCGGAGTGCCGGACGCCGGCGGCATGATCATCGCCTCTGACCAGACGGCAGCGCGCGCGTACGCAGTTCTGCTGCAACGGATTACCGGCGAAGCCCCGACCCTCGTCCTGTCCGACGACCCCGGATCGTCGCAGCGCATCGCGGAGTTCTCCCGCGGTACCAGTCGATGGCTGGTCGCGGTGCGTATGGTGTCGGAGGGGGTCGACGTGCCGCGGCTGGCCGTCGGCGTCTACGCCACCAGCGCATCCACCCCGCTGTTCTTCGCCCAGGCCATCGGCCGGTTCGTCCGGTCGCGACGCCCCGGCGAAACCGCGAGCGTGTTCCTGCCGTCGGTGCCGACGCTCTTGCTGTTGGCCAGCGAGTTGGAAGCACAGCGCAATCACGTTCTCGGCCAACCGGATCGGGAACCCAAAGACGAGCTCGCCGAGGCGCAGCGACAGCGCGACGAGCCGTCAGAAATCGACAACAAGTTCGAGTCACTGGGCGCCGACGCCGAATTGGACCAGGTGATCTTCGACGGCTCGTCGTTCGGCACCGCCACCCCCGCGGGCAGCGACGAAGAGGCCGACTACCTGGGTATCCCCGGGCTGCTGGACCCGGGGCAGATGCGGGACTTGCTGCGCCGCCACCAGGAACAGCAGTTCGACCGCCGCGCCGCGACACCCGAACCCGTCACCCGGCACGGCCAACTGCGCGACCTCCGCCGTGAGCTCAACGCGCTGGTGTCGGCAGCGCATCATCGACTTGGCAAGCCGCACGGCTGGATTCACAACGAACTGCGTCGGCTCTGCGGCGGCCCGCCGGTGGCCGCGGCGACCACCGAGCAGCTTCAGGCTCGCATCGAAGCGGTCCGCGGCCTCACGGCTTAG
- a CDS encoding VOC family protein produces the protein MITGLAHTGVCVPDCEAAVAFYRDVLGLRVLSPPYVMAGDAIRDDMGQLVSDPTMKAAIVGFDDDGDRVLEVIEYLGVAGGDQRSAAAITDYGLSHVGLICEDLDATRAHLEANGVRFLVDGVADVARVRTTWFVDPWGVVFILVEKSRPQRPYFAQWG, from the coding sequence GTGATTACCGGATTGGCGCATACCGGCGTCTGCGTGCCCGACTGCGAAGCCGCGGTGGCGTTCTACCGCGACGTCTTGGGTCTGCGCGTGCTGTCGCCGCCTTACGTGATGGCGGGTGATGCGATCCGCGACGACATGGGTCAGTTGGTATCCGATCCCACGATGAAGGCGGCGATCGTCGGGTTCGACGACGACGGAGACCGGGTTCTCGAGGTGATCGAGTATCTCGGCGTCGCCGGCGGCGATCAGCGCAGCGCCGCCGCCATCACCGACTACGGGCTGTCGCATGTCGGCTTGATCTGTGAGGACCTCGACGCCACCCGGGCCCACCTCGAGGCCAACGGAGTGCGCTTTCTCGTCGACGGCGTCGCCGACGTGGCGCGCGTCCGCACGACATGGTTCGTCGACCCGTGGGGTGTGGTGTTCATCCTCGTCGAGAAGAGCAGGCCGCAGCGTCCGTACTTCGCGCAGTGGGGCTGA
- a CDS encoding AAA family ATPase, with protein MTAPARLTLTARLNTSAVDSRRGVIRLHPSAIAALGIREWDAVSLSGSRTTTAVAAMAGPQIPVGIVLLDDVTLSNAGLTEDTAVIVVAATVYGARSVTLSGSAITVQSLPSTTLRQALLGKVLTVGDAVSLLPRDLGPGTSTSEATRALASAVGISWTSELLTVTGVDPAGPVSVQPNSLVTWGAAVAMSTSLRPEAAAFTVNDLIGVNAQAGKLTEWLKLALDEPHLLQTLGATTNLGVLVSGPAGVGKVAMVRAVCADRRLVDIDGPAVGALAAEDRLQRVAAAVTAVADGGGVLLVADIDTLLPAAAEPVATLILAELRKAVAAAGVALIVTSAVPDNLDPRLRAPDLCDRELVLGLPDAATRSALLQSLLKHAPTEDLNVGEIADRTPGFVVADLAALVREAALRAAARASSDGNAPKLTQDDLLGALTVIRPLSRSGSTEVSVGSITLDDVGDMAETKQALTEAVLWPLQHPDTFTRLGVQPPRGVLLYGPPGCGKTFVVRALASTGKLSVHAVKGSELMDKWVGSSEKAVRELFSRARDSAPSLVFLDEIDALTPRRGQSFDSGVTDRVVAALLTELDGIEPLNDVVVVGATNRPDLIDPGLLRPGRLEKLVFVEPPDAQGRLDILRTAGKSIPLRDVDLQALAADLDGYSAADCVALLREAALTAMRRSVDAAEITAADVAAARENVRPSLDPAQLASLRAFAAER; from the coding sequence ATGACTGCGCCCGCGCGGCTGACGCTGACCGCCCGGCTCAACACATCGGCCGTCGACTCCCGCCGCGGCGTCATTCGATTGCACCCCAGCGCCATTGCCGCCCTTGGTATTCGGGAGTGGGACGCGGTATCGCTCAGCGGCTCACGGACCACGACGGCGGTCGCCGCAATGGCCGGCCCGCAGATCCCGGTCGGTATTGTGCTGCTGGACGACGTAACACTGTCGAATGCCGGTCTGACCGAGGACACCGCCGTCATCGTCGTGGCCGCCACCGTGTACGGCGCGCGATCGGTGACGTTGAGTGGGTCCGCGATCACCGTGCAGTCACTGCCGTCGACCACGCTGCGACAAGCCTTGCTGGGCAAAGTGTTAACGGTCGGCGACGCGGTGTCGCTGCTGCCGCGCGACCTGGGTCCGGGCACGTCCACGTCAGAGGCCACCCGCGCGCTGGCCTCGGCCGTAGGCATCAGCTGGACGTCGGAACTGTTGACCGTCACCGGCGTCGATCCCGCCGGACCGGTCAGCGTGCAGCCGAACTCCCTGGTGACCTGGGGAGCCGCCGTTGCGATGTCCACCTCGCTCAGGCCTGAGGCGGCCGCGTTCACCGTCAACGACCTCATCGGGGTCAACGCGCAGGCCGGCAAGCTCACCGAATGGCTCAAGCTCGCGCTCGATGAGCCGCACCTGCTTCAAACTCTGGGTGCCACAACCAATTTGGGTGTGCTCGTATCGGGGCCGGCCGGTGTCGGCAAAGTCGCGATGGTGCGTGCCGTCTGCGCGGACCGACGTCTGGTCGACATCGACGGCCCCGCGGTCGGCGCGCTCGCCGCCGAAGATCGCCTGCAGCGAGTGGCCGCGGCGGTGACCGCTGTCGCCGACGGCGGCGGAGTGCTGCTGGTCGCCGACATCGACACCCTGCTGCCGGCCGCGGCCGAACCGGTCGCGACGCTGATCCTCGCCGAACTACGCAAGGCGGTCGCCGCGGCGGGGGTGGCGCTGATCGTCACCTCGGCCGTGCCGGACAACCTCGACCCGCGACTGCGGGCACCCGACCTGTGCGACCGCGAACTGGTGCTCGGCCTGCCCGACGCGGCGACCCGCTCAGCCCTGTTGCAGAGTCTGCTGAAGCACGCACCCACCGAGGACCTCAATGTCGGTGAGATCGCAGACAGGACACCGGGTTTCGTGGTCGCCGACCTGGCCGCGCTGGTCCGCGAGGCGGCGCTGCGCGCGGCGGCGCGGGCCAGCTCTGACGGCAACGCGCCCAAACTCACCCAAGACGACCTGCTCGGCGCGCTGACCGTGATCAGGCCGCTGTCGCGCTCTGGCTCCACCGAGGTGTCGGTCGGCTCGATCACCCTCGACGACGTCGGCGACATGGCCGAGACCAAGCAGGCGCTGACCGAAGCAGTGCTGTGGCCGCTGCAACACCCCGACACGTTCACCCGGCTCGGCGTGCAACCGCCTCGCGGCGTCCTGCTCTACGGCCCGCCCGGCTGCGGCAAGACCTTCGTGGTGCGCGCTCTGGCCAGCACCGGAAAACTGTCCGTGCACGCCGTCAAAGGGTCTGAGCTGATGGACAAGTGGGTCGGTTCATCGGAGAAGGCGGTGCGCGAATTATTCAGCCGCGCACGCGATTCCGCACCGTCACTGGTCTTCCTCGACGAGATCGACGCGCTCACGCCGCGGCGTGGCCAGAGCTTCGACTCCGGCGTCACCGACCGGGTGGTGGCGGCCTTGCTCACCGAGCTGGACGGCATCGAGCCGCTGAATGACGTTGTGGTCGTCGGGGCCACCAACCGACCGGACCTCATCGATCCGGGGCTGCTGCGCCCCGGCCGGCTGGAGAAGCTGGTCTTCGTCGAACCGCCGGATGCGCAAGGCCGTCTGGACATCTTGCGCACCGCGGGTAAGTCGATTCCGCTGCGTGATGTCGACCTGCAGGCGTTGGCAGCCGACCTCGACGGGTACAGCGCCGCCGATTGCGTGGCGCTGCTGCGCGAGGCTGCGCTGACCGCGATGCGACGCTCGGTCGACGCCGCGGAGATCACTGCTGCCGACGTTGCCGCCGCACGCGAAAACGTCCGCCCCTCACTGGATCCCGCGCAACTGGCATCGCTACGCGCGTTCGCCGCGGAGCGTTAG